A portion of the Bacillus thuringiensis genome contains these proteins:
- the mnmE gene encoding tRNA uridine-5-carboxymethylaminomethyl(34) synthesis GTPase MnmE → MEFDTIAAISTALGEGAIAIVRVSGDDAVEKVDRIFKGKDLTEVPSHTIHYGHIIDLDTNQVIEEVMVSIMRAPRTFTRENIVEINCHGGLVSVNKVLQLILAQGVRLAEPGEFTKRAFLNGRIDLSQAEAVMDLIRAKTDRAMNVAINQMEGRLSKLIGRLRQEILETLAHVEVNIDYPEYDDVEEMTHNILIEKATHVRSEIEKILETSKQGKILREGIATAIIGRPNVGKSSLLNSLVQEKKAIVTDIAGTTRDVIEEYVNVRGVPLKLIDTAGIRETEDVVERIGVERSKEMMSQADLVLVVVNYSEALTNEDEDLFRAVQGKDFIVIVNKTDLPQTIDMERVTELAAGNRVITTSLIEEQGIDELEKAIADLFFEGTIDSADMTYVSNTRHIGLLTQAGQTIGDAIEAIENGVPIDMVQIDLTRTWEILGEITGDTVHESLIDQLFSQFCLGK, encoded by the coding sequence ATGGAATTTGATACAATTGCTGCGATTTCCACAGCGCTTGGAGAGGGTGCAATTGCCATTGTTCGAGTAAGTGGGGATGATGCGGTTGAGAAAGTTGACCGTATTTTTAAAGGGAAGGATTTAACAGAGGTTCCTTCTCACACTATTCATTATGGTCATATCATTGATTTAGATACAAATCAAGTTATTGAAGAAGTTATGGTGTCTATTATGCGCGCACCAAGGACTTTTACACGTGAAAATATAGTTGAAATTAACTGTCATGGTGGACTTGTTTCAGTAAATAAAGTATTGCAACTTATTCTAGCACAAGGAGTACGATTGGCAGAACCGGGCGAATTTACAAAACGTGCTTTTTTAAATGGACGTATCGATTTATCACAAGCAGAAGCTGTTATGGATTTGATTCGAGCAAAAACAGATCGTGCGATGAATGTAGCAATTAATCAAATGGAAGGGCGATTATCTAAATTAATTGGTCGCCTACGTCAAGAAATATTAGAAACGTTAGCTCATGTTGAGGTAAATATAGATTATCCAGAATACGATGATGTAGAAGAGATGACACATAATATTTTAATTGAGAAAGCGACGCATGTTCGTTCGGAAATCGAAAAAATATTAGAAACATCAAAACAAGGGAAAATTTTACGTGAAGGTATTGCTACAGCAATTATCGGTAGACCTAACGTTGGGAAATCATCGTTATTAAATAGTCTTGTTCAGGAGAAAAAGGCAATTGTAACTGATATTGCAGGAACAACTCGTGATGTTATTGAAGAGTACGTTAATGTGCGTGGTGTACCTCTTAAACTTATAGATACAGCCGGTATTCGTGAGACAGAAGATGTTGTTGAACGAATTGGTGTGGAGCGTTCAAAAGAAATGATGAGCCAAGCGGATTTAGTATTAGTTGTTGTCAACTATAGCGAGGCTTTAACAAATGAGGATGAAGATCTATTCCGTGCGGTACAAGGAAAAGACTTTATTGTTATTGTGAATAAGACTGATTTACCGCAAACGATTGATATGGAACGTGTTACAGAGTTAGCCGCGGGAAATCGTGTTATTACAACATCTTTAATCGAGGAACAAGGAATAGATGAACTAGAAAAGGCAATAGCTGATTTATTCTTTGAAGGAACAATTGATTCTGCAGATATGACATATGTTTCTAATACGAGACATATTGGATTATTAACACAAGCGGGACAAACAATCGGTGATGCAATTGAGGCGATAGAAAATGGTGTGCCAATTGATATGGTACAAATTGATTTAACAAGAACGTGGGAAATACTTGGTGAAATTACTGGTGACACAGTTCATGAAAGCTTAATTGACCAGTTGTTCTCTCAATTTTGTTTAGGAAAATAA